TTAGTTTTTCGTACTGGTTACTTCTGTGTTGTGAAACTTGCAACTTTTGAGTTTTGATGGTTTATTTGTTTTCGTGTTAGTTTGGCAATGGAGCCCGGTTTGTTAACATAGATGTGGTTGAAAGTAAGAAGGATCAGAGCAGAATGCTTTTGATTGAAGGTATGTGCTTATTTTTGCCTAGCTGGTGTTTATCCTTGTTGGATTTAGTACTGACTTGAAGTTTAATGGATCACTGGTGATATTGGGCAAATTTCGAAGTATATGCAAGTTGTTTTGCTTCATTTGTTATGGAATGGGCTTGTTTTCCTCGATCTTAATTTGTGTAGTCATGAACAGGATGCTttgatgatgttttgtttttcattgtgtGTTGTGTCAgttgtgtgttatttttttttttttaaaaaaaatcttagatgCCTGAGATTTTTTCAGCTTCATATTATATTCTCTGCTTCATGTCATGTTTTCTTCCCATGagagtttttttcttgatgatgctattatattcttaatatgTGGTATCTTTTGTGGTGCTTTTTCATTTTTACAGATAACGGTGGTGGAATGGATCCAGATAAACTACGACAATGCATGTCTTTGGGTTATTCCGCAAAAAGCAAAGTGGCTAACACCATTGGACAATGTAAATCATATTCTCTTGGGAAAGAtgcatccattttatttttctggctGTAGTTTCTTAAATCCATGTGTATTTTGTTATCCAGATGGCAATGGGTTTAAGACAAGTACCATGAGGCTTGGAGCAGATGTCATTGTGTTTTCACGTTGTCAAGGAAAAGATGGCAAATTGTTTgagctcttttttttcctataatcaTGCTGTTGgcgttgtgttttttttcttgttgatggTGAATGTTGACAGTGTTTTCTGTTTGGTTTTAGTCCTACACATAGCATTGGATTGCTATCATACACTTTTTTGAGGAGCACAGGGAAAGAAGATATTGTGGTGCCCATGGTAATAAATTGAACGTTCTAATTCattgaacacacacacacacacatataaacatGCCATCTTATATGTAGTATGTAGCTGCAAACTCTGGATATCTTTAGGATGATTAATATCTTCGCCGTCCTCTCTAGGTGCCACAATTTCCAATGACTTCAACTTCACAATATTGCATGCTATTCTGTACAGTTCCCAATTGTTCTCAAAATTGATCAGTTACTGTATTtggtgttaaatttttttctagttgagTTAACTATTTTAGATCAAGTGTCATACAGTCTAGTAAAAACTATACATTTTCTTCCTATAGAGTAAGATTTTGGTTTTCTAGGATCTCTCCTCTTTACACTGTTCCTAATTATGTTTAGAGTTGCATTTAGGAAAACCTCTCATTTTCTTACAGTGGTTTTAGGTTTTGGATATCATTgggcattttttcttttttctttttcagaatGAACTTTGGGCCTTCACTATGTTGCTGGTtttgctctttcttttttttttttttttttttttttttatgtgtgctCTGCGGTGTGGCATGCATGATGCATAGCGAACTTATCTGTATTGCATACAGCGGCCATTTGGAGTTGCTGGCATTAGGTTATACTAGCATATGATTGAAATTTAGACAGAAGGATCTTGTTAAGAGGAATGCCCAAATTTGGGTTCTCAGCTCCTCTGTTACTATTTTGGTGGCAACATGCAACTGTTCAGTGTTGATTACATGTTATCGATACACCTTAGTCACTGTTTTAACTCCAATTTTTCACCATTTATGTTTCTGGTAGTTTTATGTGTTAACTATGGAGTGTGAATCATGGTTTCCTGGAGATGAATAATTTAAAACCTTTAATGAAGTCATACACAtctaaacttttttgttttgtgaatttttataaAGCTTGACTATGAAAGAAAGGGACGGGAATGGAGCAGGATGGTACGGTCTTCTACTGGTGATTGGAATAGAAATGTGGAGACAATAGTTCATTGGTCTCCATTTTCCAGTGAGGCAGACCTTCTTCGTCAGGTATTTACTGTTGATGAAgtgtaaaacaaagaaaaataataatacaccTGTGTACATACTCTTCTCTTGTCTTCTGTGTTTGGTTTCCATTATTTCTCTCTGATGGTCTAGATTTCAGAATTATCATCGTATTTGTCTATCTAGTTCATGCATATCATTTTGCTGCTCTTTTATCCAAGTGTGATTCtctgtgttttttatatatatataaataacctTATTACTTGTtttagtctctttttttttttgctgtaaacgtcttcttcttcttcttagtttttttttttttttgttaactgcAAGTTTTTGTACTTTATAGTTTAAGCTTATGTCAGATCATGGGACACGCATAATTATATACAATCTTTGGGAGGATGACCAGGGAATGTTGGAACTTGATTTTGACTCTGATCCTCATGTATGTCTTCAATGTCCTAATCTCATTCCAAATAAGATTTTGAAACTGATCATTTGGAGAGTATTTTTATGTGGTGTATAATCTGACAGGATATCCAACTAAGAGGTGTCAATCGAGATGAGAAGCATATACAAATGGCAAAAGAGTTTCCGAACTCCAGACACTTCCTTACTTATAGGCATTCATTAAGGGTAGCTAATCCCTCTATACTGTTGCTCTTAttcaaatgatgattttttgttctctaatcagaattttgatttccttgacAATTCATATCTGGTTGATTATCTGTGCTTTATCTGGCTGATCAAATCTTGATTCTGTAATTCACATTTTCTACTTTAATAGAATGATTTAGCTAATCTCTCCACACCATTATTTTCTATGCTTCATTATTTTGTACCTTTTCTACATTTTCTACTTTAACAGAACTAGTTTTCTTTGAGTGCAACACGTTGGATCTTCATTGTTTAACTTGGGGAATTTAATAAAGCATAATGATTATGAAATTCAACTAGCaagaaattttcaatttctttaccTTTCAATATAATCAAGGTATATTATCCAAGTCTTGAGAAACTCGACGTGAAATTGTTTAATGCttgaaagacttttttttttggctgaaaccattttgtttgaaaattcttATAGTGGCATTTTTAGTTCATAAGTTTAACACGGCGCAGGTGTTTTTACATCTATTTTactatttagaaaaaaagaaaagaaattgtaagAATGTAGGGAACAGGTTGATATGAAGTGGGGATTAATCCGAATAACTCCATTTGTGACCTGCCTAAATTTGTGGAAATTAATATGGCTTGACTAATTTGTTCTGTTCAATTAGACAGGCTTATTTCTTTGGCTGTTTTAAACATCCTTGATCTCTTGTTTAATAACTGATCGGTTATCTACTTCCATGTCAACCTCCAGAATTATACATCAATTCTCTATCGCAGACTGCCTTCCAGCTTTCGAATCATTCTCCGTGGAAAAGATGTTGAGCACCACAATATAGTGAATGATATGATGTTATCTCAAGAGATAACGTACCGGCCACAACCTGGTGCTGACAGTGTTCCGAAAGACACAAATGTAATACAACTTAACTTGGTTGGATAATTCTCTTCTTTGCTTATTCTGTTACTGATTGCTCGCATCTATTGTCAGCAGATGACTGCTGTCGTCACCATTGGCTTTGTGAAGGATGCAAAGCATCACATCGATGTTCAAGGGTTCAATGTTTACCACAAAAATCGActaatcaaggttttttttgcttttagagaaattatcattgattttcttttctttttgttgtgaaACTCAGTGATGCTGTGATACTGAATGCATGAtgatgcagtttttttttttttttttttattattattattattatgtccATTTATATTTGGTTCTAGgccctttttctttgtttgaacTTTTGTGTGCTTGTGTATTCTCCAGAATGGACGAGTATGGTTAGAAATATGGTCAGCAAAAAGTTCCCAACATGCCCCATTTCTCATTTTGTGAATGAACTGTGAACAGACAAGTGTGTTTGAACCATGAGTAGATTCATTTATGTTCCATGGAAAAAGCTAGAGGAATTAACAAAGTGTATGAACTTAAATTGCATTTTGGTCtgaaaaatcatgtaaaagttGGAAAGTGGGCGTAAATACTTTGGGGTAATGAATAATTGGGGGAAAATGAATTGCACATATCATTGGAtttgacattttttatttttgcaaccTGCAAAAAATGCCAACcccaattttttaatgtttcactCATAAGTTTGTTGACGATGcatatattttctcttttcaaattATCATGTCCTTTAAAGCATGCAGATGGGAAgtatttaatatgttaatatgcAGATGTACTTAAAAGAATCCATCTGAattatcaacaaacatttgaTTCCCAAAGCATTGAGTTGCTGTAATTTGAGTATGCCAAGCAAAGTTAATTGATTGCAATTGTTCTTAACAAAGCACTGTCTGTTTTATAGCCATTTTGGAGGCTTTGGAATGCAGCAGGAAGTGATGGACGTGGAGTTATTGGTAAATTTTTGCATTCCATTACCCCAACTATCCATTTCTAGCTAAACTTTGTAAAAATTAGTGATTCTATCTCTGCTGACAGGTGTGTTGGAAGCTAATTTTATTGAGCCAGCTCATGATAAGCAAGGATTTGAACGCACAACAGTTCTTGCAAGACTTGAAGCTCGATTAGTACAAATGCAAAAGCATTACTGGTTTGTTGTTCATGTTTCTAACTGATTGTTATCAATTGCTCTTCAGGATATGTGAGGTTATCCTACTAATAGCTGTGCACAACTTTCTTAGGTGCACTTTCTGCCACAAAATTGGTTATGCTCCAAGGCGAAATAAGAAACTGATAAATGAGTCAGATAGAGGTATATTTTGGgatgttttaatgttttcaagtaTATGGTGTTTTGCATCAGGCATTGCCTTCTTCTATTGTATACTAGTTTTGAAAGCTTTCTTATTACCCCCTTACTGATCTCACACAAAGTTGTCTTTCCAAATGAAGAGAATTCTCCTGACGATCTACCACCCACATCTTCTCAATCTAAAAAGAAGTATACATCTTTGAGCAGTAAGATATCCCCCTCACATTCTAACCGTGGGTATGTTAATGGAAATGCCTTCAATAAAGGGAATATAAGAACAAAGACCCCAACCAAATTGGGAAAAAATACTGTATCTTCAGGACCTTCACCTCCTGCTCAAGATGAGAGTGGTGAAGATGATGAGCGTGTTGCTCTTCCTATGAGAGAAGCAAATGGGAGCGCTCAAGAGACCACTCCTACTAACAAGTCTTTTGACAAAAATGGGTTGCCTAAAATGTGGTCGTCTTCATACTTGGAAGATTCTGGATCTCAACAAGATTGCATGTCTGGAGGGGCAACTGTTCAAATAGGCACAAGATCCCAACCAAAGGTTGCTTCTcttgcatcatttttttataaattctatgCCAATTTACAGGCTACATTTATGAAAACGTGCTTTTAGTTGATGATGTTTCCCGATGCTATCCTTTTTATCTCTGTTTTGAGATGTGTGCTTTTAGCTGGTGATGTTTTCCaatgctatcctttttatgtcTCTTTTGTGATGTGGGATCTTATCCCTGGCAATAACCCAGATGGTAGTTTTAGAGATAGAAAGGTCCTTTGACAGGTTCCTTGTATGAAGTTGATCATAGACTCCCCTGTCATTAAAAGATCTACATTGAGCTGCTTCAAGAACTATTGCAAAAGAAGCAGACCATGTTAATGATAGCTGTCAAAGATTTTTCTACTCTTTAAATCTTAGGGCACGCCTGATTATAATTAACAGAAAGGCTTGGTCAACTGTCAAGTGCTTCATGTTGTCAAGCAATTTTATTTCCTTATCATTCATTTTTAGTAAATGTTAAGATTGATTTAGGTTTGCCATCCTTTCTGTGTTCTGTGCCTCTGCATGTTGTGTTGGAGTTACAGAAATCATATCCAGGCTGTTTAATTGACAGGTGGGTGATGTTGATAAGAGGGATCATGCCCTTCCGGAATCTGATATGCATGTCCTTGCTCATTTGAAACAAGAGAATCGTGAGCTAAAAGAAAGGttgattttctctccctctGATCTTTTAAGAACTATGCttccttctattttatttaactcCTTCCTTGGTTTGCAGATTACAGAAACTGGAAGGAGAGACTCGATGGAAGTGCATGGGTGGTTTGCAGTGTGAGAAGTGTAAATCACTTGAGATACAGGTATACAACATCTCGGCTTGCCATTAGTTAATGTGTTGGATGGGATATCAGGAGCTATTGTTTGCCACATGGTTTGTTGAATTTGAGATCTCCTGAAACTTTAATTCCCTTTCTGCTTCTTCAGTTGCAGGAAGCACAGCAAAAACTTGAAGAATTGAACAAGGAACAGGAAAGTCTGATTGATATATTCTCAGAGGAGAGGGACCGACGAGACCAGGAGGAGGAGAGTTTGAGAAAGAAGCTAAAGGTTTTTTGCATTATCCCTCCCCCTTGTCACCATTGGGGAGAATTTGTTGCCTgtgctttttaatttgtttttccgCCCCTCTTTTTTGTCATAGTTGGATGACTCTTGAGGTCCTTGCAGGATGCATCAAATACTATTCAGGAGTTGCTCGACAAGGTCAGGCTGTTGGACAAAAGATGAAATCTCATCTCAAAGGACTATGCTTGAGAGCACTTCATATCAATCTCTTCCACTAGTTATCTTGTGCAGATTGTGATCTTCCTCTTTTAGTGTCTGGTTTTCATCATGACCTTAAGCTGACGTAGCTTTCGAAATTCGCTAACATAGGAGCTGGGTACATGTTTTTTCTTCACTAATCCCTTATCTTTGCACTCTCTCCTGGCATCCTGTTTCCTCTTTTCGGCAAATTCCTCACAAAAAGAGGGGgtgggggggagggggggggggctcGGTCTGCTAGATCATATGGTGGTATTTCCTACTTTTTGGTTCGGGCACATTTCCTACGATTTGTGCGGAGGAAAACGGGGAGGAGAAGAGCTCCATTTGTGATTGTATATAGATCCCATACCTTGAACTGTAGGCACATTTTTGTAAATTCTGTATATAAATCCTGCATGCATCTCCCTGTTATTGGAGTTTGGGTAATCATAACAGTAGAAAAATTGTCATATCTATTGCATGCGTCTCGGTATTTTGGTGCCTGTTAGCACTATTGATAAAGTCACTggcaattaaaaagatttttgtcaaattgtcaatttttaaaaaaagatgtgaTAATTGACTTTGATTTTGCATTTTACATGTTAGGGTGGGGATTTACATCCACTCAAAAACTAATGGGCTATGGGATGAATTGGAGGCCCAAAGCTTGTGTTCAAACTACATCTCTGATTTGGCCCAATGCTTCCTTAAAACCCAGGATGGGCCGCATAAAGTTAACTTAGGTCCTGTTCGGGGGCTGGGGTTGTTGTTgtactagttttttattttattaattttttttttagtgtttttgaattgaagtaaataaaaaataataaaaaatactattttaatatattttaaataaaaaatattttaaaaaattaattataactaaacACCTGAGACACTTGGCTTGATTAGAGgcaaaaaaagtcaaattacaTGTATCTTCACCTCCTtttgtattatatattaataagaatttaaaaatgcgtaggttttttttttactgtagcaggttttgatttttttttaattatgtttttttttttttttttttacatgtttttttttaattttttttaaattatcttttctattttttatttaatattgagttgcttgaaaatttaactatatagttttttactttaaaacattgtggattactataatattttcatacattattttttttatgatttttttttttcaaaatggtctttgtaaattttattttttttatattaagttggttgagaatttagctttgttgtttttttttaaaaaaataataatatggattgctacagtgtttctcctacatagtttttgttttgctgcagtgtttccctatatattttttttaaaaattatctttatcaaatttatttttttaatattgagctgatagataatctagctttagctttcctcatatatttttttatttgttttttttttttttttcaaaattgtcatttttatatatatatatatttttttttcagaattatttttgttgattttatttttttactattgagctggttgaaaatttaattttttagtttttttctttaaaacactgtagctttccccatttgttccccccccccccccttttgtttccttttttcacatgtcttttttttttttttacccaaaattgacttctattttttgtttttttgaaaatagtctttgtcggtttttttttatatattgagctagttgagaatttaggtagctcttttttaaaaaaaaaaaaaaaacactatgaattactacagtgttttccttacatggtttttgtttggctgcaaTGTTtcccccacatattttttttttaaaattatctttgttgaatttattttttcaatattgagttgattaagaatttaactttagctttccccatgattttttttcattttttaaaatttttccgaaaattatctttcttctttatatatatatattttttatcataattatttttgttgattttatttttttactattgagctggttgagaatttagttttttaatttttttttctttaaaacactagatttctatagtgtttctctacatggttttttattaaataattttttttttagaattatctttgtcgattttatttttttcatattaagctgattgagaatttagctttgtagttatttaaaatgttgtagattactacagtgttttcccacatgatttttaccttgctacagtgtttccccatatggtttttttatcgatgtttttttttccaaatatgtttttgtcaaatttattttcttcatacTGAGACAgttgataatttagtttttttttttccttaaaacacCGTTGATTGCTACTGTgtttttccatatgatttttttgttatgttttttttttaaattgtctttgtcgtttttattgttttttaatattgagctggttaaaaattacaactgtagattttctcatgaaatactatagattgttatagtgtttctctgcatgttttttttttctttcgtttttttcatatttgtcaaaattatctttgttgatttttttttaatattgagctggttgagaattataattgtatgtttcctcacaaaacactatagattgctacagtgttttcttaaatgattttaatattgagctggttgaaaatttaactttaactttccccacatgttttttttttttcattatttattatttattttttgcttttttttttccttccaaaattgtcatcctctttttttatttttattttcataattgtttttgtcgattttgtttttttaatattgagttggttgagaatatagctttgtagttttttccttttaaaatattgtggctggtaacagtttttttttatatgatttttttcacaaatccatGATAATGCACAAGTATGCCATAAGCTCACGGCATCGCGCGTGCATATCAcgccttttactaatatatttacttattaatatattatattattatattattatattatattatattatattatattatataactatttttttctttttaatttttttaatgaatttgtttttgtttgatttagtttgttaaagttaattttctttctatttaattaccagactttcatactttcatgacatgtatcctgggcttgacgggttaacttggtttgatgggttaactcagttaattttggataaacctgtcatttttttttctatttagttatcaaactttatgATACGAATCctaggttttacgggataacctggtttaaagggctaacccaattaattcacttttttttttctttttcttcattagttttttccttcctattgattttttttctttgttttttttaattaatctatttaattatcatacttttatgacacgaccttataattagacccacatccaatattcttgagtcTAGTGTTTGCagtcagactcacttaaacttggatcatgcaagtttaatgttattattaatattataaatattactcttaggttaggcgttgcaaatattttttatgcaaaaaaaaaatgacatgtggCATCGCGTGGGTCATGTATCTAGTTGTATAGTATTACCTGTTTGTTTTAACTCGAGCtagattttaaaagtattttttatttttatttattttaaaaaaaaggttagaaatcatttaaaacatttttcattaatgtttttttaacgtACTAAATTACTTGTAAAATCAAAACCTataatctcaatattaaaattaaaattcaatcacCAAGACGAAGAGACGACTAACATTgacatccaaaaaaaataaaaacgccataaaacaaacacacattGAATGCAATGATTTAAATGATTTCTAACCTTTTTTGGATCATCATCTCCAAGGCTCCAAGCTTCCCACTCAGCACCTTCCTCTAGCCACCATCTCTTGAGCATACTCTGTGTGTCCCCTTTGTGCttcatttatcaattatttCATTCATCAATTACTTTAGTCTCATTTCCTTTCGAAGACCATAACTCTCTTATCAaccataataataacaaaaccaTCTTTATTCTTGGAGAACTAATAGGTTTATAAATGGATATTTTCTCATTCTCTACGTTACCATCCAAGGTTTTTGGTATTAAAAGCTattataaaagattttatttatttatttttatgaatgtaTATATGAATCATGTGCTAGAAAAAGATTTAATCTTGATCCAGGAGGATCCAATTTTAGTGgggataaaataatataagtatATAACTAAATTGATTAAGATCCAAAAAGcccaaaaattataaacttctaaagttaaaacatttaaagttattataaataaaattcactACAATTTTTCATCTTCTTATAATTCACAACTGTTTCCTACAACACTTTATATGTTGAAAACATTGTAGAATCTTCTTATTATTAactgtttaaaatatttttttctcttctcatttCCAATTTAATTGCATAACTAACTTGTAACCAATTTCATCGTTGAAAATATCAATCAATTAtcacttataattttattttatcgatACTTAAATCAATTAACACCACCATTATTCTTTTAACTATCAATCAATTATCACttataatcttttaaatattcttcaattcttctgtattgttgaaaaaaataaaaaataaaaactatgaacttgatttgaatgatataatttaaaactataaaatttttataaaagaacaaagaaaaacaataagaaatcaaaagcaaatggaccatattgaaaccattattatcattgaaaaaaaaaatcatacactttatatgaaggataaaattgaaagccaTAAGAACTTTGacaacagaaaaaagaaaagaaaaattaaaagtagaagAACCGAATCGAAACACCttataaatacaaattaaacacCAGgagctaaattaaaaataaataaaacttcaacaaaagagaaaatgaataaaaattaataatcaaaactGAAAGGTCTATATcttaaataacaataacaatgagAACCATATTATATTTACCAGGATAAACACGGGAaattaaggaagaaaaaaaaaaaggtcactaACGATACATTAGCCACATTTGGAGAATACATGCCTCCTGTAATGGAATAagagatgatgaaaaataaatttaaatggtGGAAACCCAATTTTGACTGTCGAGAATCACTGTATTTGCTACCCAAAGTGTGTGACTGCTTCAACGCGCTGATCCTTGCTCTGCACGCtccaataactttttaaatgtgaaattattattttaatggtaaattaTGTTAATACTCTCAACTAAACttaaaatcaacaataaaaattaaggcTAAAAGACCCAAATACTCCTAACTatgataaatttaatatctTGCATCCAAGGATGCATGTGTGATTATattatgtatgaaaaaaaaataaaaatatctaaataccCCAACtcaagatcattttttttttcttgagggtatttgtattattttattgtttattaaaatattaaatatataaaaatatctccAAACAAATTAGTAATGactaatatatatcaaaaatactaaaataactCCTTTAtcaaaaacatgtattttttaatgaaaagtagAAGATAATTATTaggtaaatgaaaaaaaatgtgaaaaaggCCACAATGATTACTcgattttaatttatgtagtttttttaataatcttctTTTACATGTATAATTCAACCATATATTTCTATGGCACCTCCTCCTTTATAAATGGAATGCTCAATCATTTTCCATGGACCTCCTCCCTCTCCTATCTTTATCATGATCTTAAAAGAAATTCTTCTCCTCGAAGCCTTTTCTAACCATTTCTTGCATTTATTTTTGCCTCTTCATTGTCATGCTTtcgaataaaaagaaagaaagaaagtagaagTCACGAGCTCAGCGGCGCAAAGCCTAGAGCCATCGGGTTCGGTGCATGACAAGAAAGAATGCTATGATGGTGGAACCCCCTCCGAGCATTTTATCTCACAAGCGGCACCTAGTCACCATCAAAGAATACCCGCAAAAATACAAAACCCAGGTCTCAAGTCTCAAGCGCAAGAAGAATAACGTCAACTGCCCAGTTTAGAAAACCCAGCTATCTGGTTTTTCCCTAATCTCTTTCTCTCAATCTGTAACCAAACAAAACGCACGCGTTTCGGTGTTGATTGTTCTGCATCTCTCTCTATCTGAGGTGAATACGGAAGGAAGAATCAGTGAACTCTCCAACTTCCGGACGTATACCATACACCCACACATACACTCACGTTGTATGGATGTACGTATCTATTTGAATACGGTTTTTTGAGCTTGAAGGGTACGAGTTATAAATGCAGTGTTCAGAGGAAGATACCGATGTTTTTTGTCATTTCTGGCTTCAACATCATCCTCTTCTCTCTGTCTCTGCTTTTTGTCTCCACCGTTATAGCGTAGTAAATTCCGCAGTCTGCAGCAgcacctttttgttttttaaatctttatctTCCCTCGACAACTTCCTCTGTTGAGAACTCTgcctattttgtttttcattcttcATGCTTTTTACAGCTCTGATCCAAATCTCCGTAGTTATGGCTTCCAGTGCATGCTTGGGAGTgagtttttaattgtattttagcccgttttaaaaatatatttaatttaaaaaatattaaattgatatttgttttaatgattCTAATACGTTAACATtaagagaaatttaaaaattatttttatatatttaaaaataaataatacttttgaaCAGCCTTCCTAAACATTTAAAATCTTTCTCCCCTCGTGTACCTaagatgttttaattttataggcAGGGAAAGTAGTCG
The genomic region above belongs to Populus alba chromosome 12, ASM523922v2, whole genome shotgun sequence and contains:
- the LOC118044645 gene encoding protein MICRORCHIDIA 7 isoform X2, with amino-acid sequence MGGNVKREILEQLPNRRNAAVSGVPPAVIELSSSSESSSGSRSESESEMDGNSVISKRPRGSSGVNGGTEKKKRRKRRRNFEDLGVVLPLGFLAPITPPPDSETPSEAEMMAVESTECRKVSLTGQSSKQFWKAGDYEGAPRANWDSSFGGMDHVRVHPKFLHSNATSHKWALGAFAELLDNALDEFGNGARFVNIDVVESKKDQSRMLLIEDNGGGMDPDKLRQCMSLGYSAKSKVANTIGQYGNGFKTSTMRLGADVIVFSRCQGKDGKFPTHSIGLLSYTFLRSTGKEDIVVPMLDYERKGREWSRMVRSSTGDWNRNVETIVHWSPFSSEADLLRQFKLMSDHGTRIIIYNLWEDDQGMLELDFDSDPHDIQLRGVNRDEKHIQMAKEFPNSRHFLTYRHSLRNYTSILYRRLPSSFRIILRGKDVEHHNIVNDMMLSQEITYRPQPGADSVPKDTNMTAVVTIGFVKDAKHHIDVQGFNVYHKNRLIKPFWRLWNAAGSDGRGVIGVLEANFIEPAHDKQGFERTTVLARLEARLVQMQKHYWCTFCHKIGYAPRRNKKLINESDRVVFPNEENSPDDLPPTSSQSKKKYTSLSSKISPSHSNRGYVNGNAFNKGNIRTKTPTKLGKNTVSSGPSPPAQDESGEDDERVALPMREANGSAQETTPTNKSFDKNGLPKMWSSSYLEDSGSQQDCMSGGATVQIGTRSQPKVGDVDKRDHALPESDMHVLAHLKQENRELKERLQKLEGETRWKCMGGLQCEKCKSLEIQLQEAQQKLEELNKEQESLIDIFSEERDRRDQEEESLRKKLKDASNTIQELLDKVRLLDKR
- the LOC118044645 gene encoding protein MICRORCHIDIA 7 isoform X1 gives rise to the protein MGGNVKREILEQLPNRRNAAVSGVPPAVIELSSSSESSSGSRSESESEMDGNSVISKRPRGSSGVNGGTEKKKRRKRRRNFEDLGVVLPLGFLAPITPPPDSETPSEAEMMAVESTECRKVSLTGQSSKQFWKAGDYEGAPRANWDSSFGGMDHVRVHPKFLHSNATSHKWALGAFAELLDNALDEFGNGARFVNIDVVESKKDQSRMLLIEDNGGGMDPDKLRQCMSLGYSAKSKVANTIGQYGNGFKTSTMRLGADVIVFSRCQGKDGKFPTHSIGLLSYTFLRSTGKEDIVVPMLDYERKGREWSRMVRSSTGDWNRNVETIVHWSPFSSEADLLRQFKLMSDHGTRIIIYNLWEDDQGMLELDFDSDPHDIQLRGVNRDEKHIQMAKEFPNSRHFLTYRHSLRNYTSILYRRLPSSFRIILRGKDVEHHNIVNDMMLSQEITYRPQPGADSVPKDTNQMTAVVTIGFVKDAKHHIDVQGFNVYHKNRLIKPFWRLWNAAGSDGRGVIGVLEANFIEPAHDKQGFERTTVLARLEARLVQMQKHYWCTFCHKIGYAPRRNKKLINESDRVVFPNEENSPDDLPPTSSQSKKKYTSLSSKISPSHSNRGYVNGNAFNKGNIRTKTPTKLGKNTVSSGPSPPAQDESGEDDERVALPMREANGSAQETTPTNKSFDKNGLPKMWSSSYLEDSGSQQDCMSGGATVQIGTRSQPKVGDVDKRDHALPESDMHVLAHLKQENRELKERLQKLEGETRWKCMGGLQCEKCKSLEIQLQEAQQKLEELNKEQESLIDIFSEERDRRDQEEESLRKKLKDASNTIQELLDKVRLLDKR